A segment of the Pseudomonadota bacterium genome:
GGCCACGAACCAGTGTCTGAAAAGCAACGATGAGTTCAAAATGCCACGAAGTTGCGTTCAGGGCTGTACATCTTTTGCCACGCTTGCTAGTCTGCCTACAATTTTGTGCAATCCATTCATTTTACAACTAGAGGGTTTAAGATTATGCATATATCACCGGAGTCGACTGGCGTTGTCCATTTCATCGGCATTGGTGGTATTGGTATGAGTGGGATTGCTGAAATTCTACACAAGTCTGGCTATAAGGTTCGTGGAAGTGACTTGCATGACAACGCCAACGTCAAACGCTTGCGCGCGCAAGGTGTTCCTATCTTTATCGGACAAAAGGCCGAGCAAATGGCAGATGCTGCTGTGGTTGTCGTGTCGACCGCTGTTCCCGCAAATAATCCAGAATTAATTGCATCGCGAACGTTGAATCTTCCGGTTGTACATCGTTCAGAGATGTTGGCTGAAATCATGCGGCTTAAGCCTTCGATAGCCATTGCTGGAAGTCACGGTAAGACGACAACAACGTCGTTACTTGCACATGTAATGGATGTGGCAGGCTGGGATCCAACAGTGGTAAGTGGTGGCATTATCAATACCTATGGGACCAATGCTCGACTTGGGTCTGGTAGGTGGGCGCTCGTTGAAGCCGATGAATCAGATGGCAGCTTTGTTAAACTGCCGGCAACGATTTCTGTCATTACCGGTATTGATCTCGAGCACATGGATCACTATCACTCAGCCGATAAACTTTATGACTCGTTTGTCACCTTCTTGCGTAATTTGCCTTTTTATGGTCTTGGAATTTTGTGTGTGGATCATCCAGCGGTGTGTGAACTGTCTCAGCATGTAACCGATCGGCGGCTTGTAACTTATGGTTTGACAATCGGCGCTGAAGTTTTTGCTGTCAATGTTGGGATCACGTCGAGTGTTTCAACTTTTGATTTGCAGTTGTCAGGCCGAGCAACCAACTTAAAGGGGGTGCAAAACCAAAAGTCAGATTTCTTTGCTGGTTTTACGGTTCCCTTGCTAGGCGAACACAATATTCAAAATGCGCTGGCAACGATAACTGTTGCGCTAGAGTTGGGTATTCAGCCTGATACCATTCGCCAAAGCCTGGCCTCTTTTGAAGGTGTGCGGCGGCGTTTTACACAAGTTGGAGAAGCTGGAGGCCTGAGCGTCATTGATGACTACGCGCATCATCCCGTAGAAATCGCATGTACCTTGAAGGCCGCGCAAGTTGCAGCTACCGGAAATGTGATTGCAGTGATGCAACCACATCGTTATTCTCGCTTGCAACATTTGTTTAATGATTTTTGTTGTTGCTTTTCGCACGCTGATCATGTGATCGTGGCTCCGGTTTATGCAGCGGGAGAATCGCCAATTGAAGGATATGACCATAACAGTCTTGCCGAGGGAATCACCAAAACTGGGCACAAATCAGTGAGAACGCTTGACGATCCAACAAAGCTTGCAGAGGTGGTGGCAGGTCTTGGTCAGTCGGGTGACTACGTCGTTTGTATGGGGGCAGGTTCTGTGACACAGTGGGCCCATGCATTGCCAAAAGAATTACTAAAAGATCGCAAAATTGCCAGTTGGCAAGAGGCGATTTAATAGATACTGAAAGGATAAATATAGTGGGTGAATTAATTCAAAGACTTCCAAAGGTTCGTGGTCGGTACTCACAAGATGTTTCCCTCGATAAACTGACCTGGTTTAGGGTCGGGGGACCTGCTGAAGTTATCTATAAACCAGCTGATATTGAAGATCTGTGTTTGTTTTTAAAGGAAAAACCCAAAGACGTCCCCTTTCAGGTAATTGGGGTGGGTTCCAATTTAATTGTCCGGGATGGTGGAATTCCTGGGGTGACCATCCGTTTGGGAAAAGGCTTTAATTCCCTTGTGCTTGATGGAGAGACCGTTGATGTAGGTGCTGGCGTCTTAGATCGTAATGTGGCTTTTGCAACCCGAGACGCTGGCCTAAGTGAGCTTGAGTTTCTCTGCGGCATTCCCGGAGGTATCGGGGGTGCTTTGCGTATGAATGCCGGTTGTTATGGCCGGGAAATGCAAGATGTATTGGTGTCGGCTTTAATCGTTGATGAATTGGGTAAAATTAGGCGTTTGAGCGCCCAAGACTGTGAACTAAGCTATCGACATTGCGGGCTACCAACTGATTGGGTATTTGTAGCCGCGCGCTTGCAGGCCAAGCACAGTACGGTGGAAGAAGTTGATCAACGCATCAATGATTTGCTAGCAGACCGAGAGAAAACGCAGCCGATAAAGGCACGCACGGGCGGGTGCACTTTTGCCAATGCGCCCGATGAAAAGGCGTGGCAGTTGATTGATCGAGCGGGGTGTCGTGGTATGCAGGTAGGGGGAGCTCAAGTTTCCCAGCAGCATTGTAACTTTTTGATCAACACTGGCAGCGCTACCGCCCATGATTTAGAAACTCTTGGCGAGCAAGTGCGCACAAAGGTTAAGCAAGAGACAGGTGTTGAGTTGTGTTGGGAGATCCAGCGTGTGGGGCAACTACCAGAGCCTACAAAAAAGGCGCGGGCTGCTTGATTTTAGTATTGCAGTATGGCACGAAAAACAAATTCGCGTAAGGCCACCCGTGGCAGAAAAGTGAGCCGAGGCCACTTAAGGATCCTCGAGCTTTGGCAGGGGATTTATCGCTACCGCGTGTTGTTTGTCCTTGTTATTTTCATCTTTATTCCAGCGCTGTTGGGATACTTAGGTTACATCAATCAAATGACTCCCCAGATCCAGCGCGGTGTTCAGGCACGGTTGGCAAAGGTGGGTTTTGCCGTAAAAGACATTATGGTTGAAGGCCGGATTCAGACAAGCGTGGATGATTTGCTAAAAGTGATTAAAGTGCGGCGGGGGGATTGTTTGTTTGCATGTGATCCTTATATGGTGCAGGCTGCGCTCAAGGATTTGCCCTGGATTCAGTCAGCGACCATCGAGCGCCGTTGGCCCGATATTATTTACGTTCGGCTCGTGGAGCACACTCCTTTAGCGTTGTGGCAAAATCAGGGCAAATTCTACCTGGTGGATCAATCTGGAGAGGTGATCCACACCGTGCTGCCGAAAGACTATCGGCACTTGCCTGTGATTGTTGGCAAAGGAGCCCCTCAGCATTTTGCCTCGCTCTTGGCTATTTTAGATCAAGCACCTGGTTTGTCAGGCAAGATGAAGGCAGCGGTCTTAATCAGTGAGCGTCGCTGGGATCTTATATTAGATGGCCTAAGGGTTAAGTTGCCACAAAAGGACGTACTGCGCGCAGTCAAGCAACTAGTGCAAATGGAGCAAGATCACCAATTGAGCCGCCGCAATGTCACCACGATTGATTTACGCTTGCCAGATCGGTCGTTTTTGTACGTTACTCAAAATTCAGAAACCAGAATTCAGAAATGAGAAATCAGCAAGGCAGTGCTGCGCTGAACACAAACGTTGCTTTTAGAACTAAACCTTGAAAAGGATTAGCTTCTAAAAGCTTACGATTTGGGATCCCATTATTTTTTACTCAAAGTCAATCTTCTCTATGCGTTCCTCTAGTTTTGCAATTCTTTTTAGAGCAACTTTGATTTTGGGATCTAAGTTTTCAATTAGGTCTTTTGCTTTCAAGTATCGAGGATTTTTGATTTCTGATGGCTTTGTTCCAAACCTAGCTAGGTTTGTTTCAAAACTGGCTACAGTATTTCGAGATTGTTTTATTTTTTCATATAATTCAGATGTAATTTCTTCATCAACAATTCTGGCTATTTCGGCTTGATCTTTAGCTTTTTGCTGTCGCAGTCTTTTGATTTTTTCTGCTCGCTGTTCCAATTGCTTTTCGGCATCTTTTTTGGCTTTGTCAGCTGCCCGTGATTCTTGGTAGCTTCTCTCCTGTTGCCTTTTGAGCTCAGCATCCCGTCGCGATTGCTCCGTTTGCTTTGAAAGAGCAATTGCAAGTTGTATTTCGTCATTTTCTTCCTGCATCTCTCTGGATTCCAACAGTGCTATCTGAAATTCAATATCTTCTTGATCTGCGGATTCTTGGTATGCGGCTTCTTGGTATGCAGCTTCCTGCACTGCTCTACGCGCTTCTTCTTCCGCATATGTTCTTCGAGATTCTTCAATCGTCCGTTGTATATCGTTTGCGCCGTCATACGGATCATCTAAAAACCCTCTTCCTAGGTAGGGCGTTGCCGGATCTAAGTGGTAATTTTGCCTGTTACTGGGTTGAGGAGTTGTATTTGTTTCACTCATCAATGGTTGAGGAAGGTGTCGTATCCTACGACCGTTTATAGAAATCTGAGAACGATATACTTGGTTCGTCCTTTTTAATCGTACCATGTACTCCCTTATGCTTGAGCGATTTTTGTTAGGTATTTTAATATCGCCGCCCATCGGTAGGTAAAGATCTGGTAGATCTTTAGTGGAACCTGGAGTGTTATCACGATAGATGAGCTTTGCACTTTCAGAATAAACCTTGCTTCCCTTCAGGCGCAGCGTTGTGGCTGATACATCAATACCCCCACTCATGAATTTTAGCTGGATTCCCTCAGCGATGAATTTGCCAAAATCAAACTTTGTCCTACCAGCTGTGTTGCCCCGTGCGAAAGAAAGCGTGTTAACGTTAGCAGAGGTGTACTTTGATATTAAACCGCCTTTTAACAGAACGTCGGCATTTTCCGTATTTATGGTCAAATCTTCAATACGAAGGTTGTCTTTTGCAGACTCTATTTCCAATTCGCCTTGGCGATTTACTTGAAAGTCCAGACCTATGCTGGAATTGCATTTTGTTCCAGTAGTTAAACCTTCATCAAAAATCACTTTTTTTGTTCTATCGTGAATAATTTTTGCATAGAAGATTTTGGTGCTTTGTAGTTCTTCAAAGTCCTCTACGCAATTGATTGCCACACTATAGTGGCCCATAGACACAGATGGAATACCTATGATTGCGGTTAATCCTAGCAACAATCCATAAGATATCAATCGATTTTTAAAAAATAATAACATCACCAATTCTCCAAATTTAACCAATTAGATAATAAAAATATAATTTTCTCTGTTTTGAGTAACACATGTCTCTTGAAAAAGCAAGAACATACTGCAAACAACACTAAACAACACTGGGACTATCATCGGGGGGAGCTTAAAAAAACAAAGCCGTTGCAACCGTGGGCCTAAAAATATCCGCGCGTGGCCTGCTCAGCAGGTGGGTGCCGTATGCTCAAGCCCAAGGGCAAGAGCAGGGACCGCTCCCTTTCGGATGTCATCGCCCCCGGGATAGATAGCCATCACGAGTTGCACAGCCTGTAGCATAATAGAAGAGTTTGCAGGGTTTTGCAAGGAACTATCTTGCAAACATTCCAATGCCAAGGAAAATGAAAACAAAGATCATTATGAAAGGAATAATTAAAATCAATCCGGCAAGCAGTATATTACCAAAGGCTTTCCAGCCCGAAAACCCTTGCACTTGGCCCAGGGCCTGGCATAAGAGGATGAATGAGGTGATTTCTGCAAAAAAGATGATGATGGCAAAACCCCAAATATTGTAAGCCAGATCCATATTTTCGGCAGCTCTATACTGCGGGCTGACAAAAAGACCTTGTCCAAAGACCAGCATCATTGGTCCCCAAAGAGCAAGCACCCAAATCGTGGGAATCTTTGCCCAGGCAATAGCAGCTCGAATGTTTTCGTGAGTTCCTTGGCCGCCAATCCAGCGTCCTGTCCAGCCAATCAACCATCCCGAAAGATATAGGCCAATGAGACCAAGGATAGGGCCAGTAATTGCAGCAATTAGCAAAATACTTGTCCAGTGCATATGATCACCAAAATTTTTGTCAACCGCTCGATCCAAAACCTGGAAAATACCATCAAG
Coding sequences within it:
- the murC gene encoding UDP-N-acetylmuramate--L-alanine ligase → MHISPESTGVVHFIGIGGIGMSGIAEILHKSGYKVRGSDLHDNANVKRLRAQGVPIFIGQKAEQMADAAVVVVSTAVPANNPELIASRTLNLPVVHRSEMLAEIMRLKPSIAIAGSHGKTTTTSLLAHVMDVAGWDPTVVSGGIINTYGTNARLGSGRWALVEADESDGSFVKLPATISVITGIDLEHMDHYHSADKLYDSFVTFLRNLPFYGLGILCVDHPAVCELSQHVTDRRLVTYGLTIGAEVFAVNVGITSSVSTFDLQLSGRATNLKGVQNQKSDFFAGFTVPLLGEHNIQNALATITVALELGIQPDTIRQSLASFEGVRRRFTQVGEAGGLSVIDDYAHHPVEIACTLKAAQVAATGNVIAVMQPHRYSRLQHLFNDFCCCFSHADHVIVAPVYAAGESPIEGYDHNSLAEGITKTGHKSVRTLDDPTKLAEVVAGLGQSGDYVVCMGAGSVTQWAHALPKELLKDRKIASWQEAI
- the murB gene encoding UDP-N-acetylmuramate dehydrogenase is translated as MGELIQRLPKVRGRYSQDVSLDKLTWFRVGGPAEVIYKPADIEDLCLFLKEKPKDVPFQVIGVGSNLIVRDGGIPGVTIRLGKGFNSLVLDGETVDVGAGVLDRNVAFATRDAGLSELEFLCGIPGGIGGALRMNAGCYGREMQDVLVSALIVDELGKIRRLSAQDCELSYRHCGLPTDWVFVAARLQAKHSTVEEVDQRINDLLADREKTQPIKARTGGCTFANAPDEKAWQLIDRAGCRGMQVGGAQVSQQHCNFLINTGSATAHDLETLGEQVRTKVKQETGVELCWEIQRVGQLPEPTKKARAA
- a CDS encoding cell division protein FtsQ/DivIB; the protein is MARKTNSRKATRGRKVSRGHLRILELWQGIYRYRVLFVLVIFIFIPALLGYLGYINQMTPQIQRGVQARLAKVGFAVKDIMVEGRIQTSVDDLLKVIKVRRGDCLFACDPYMVQAALKDLPWIQSATIERRWPDIIYVRLVEHTPLALWQNQGKFYLVDQSGEVIHTVLPKDYRHLPVIVGKGAPQHFASLLAILDQAPGLSGKMKAAVLISERRWDLILDGLRVKLPQKDVLRAVKQLVQMEQDHQLSRRNVTTIDLRLPDRSFLYVTQNSETRIQK
- a CDS encoding Yip1 family protein; this encodes MNIDVVTTTEATQRLNPWFSMWIKPRATIQQVIETDPTRWILLLVALDGIFQVLDRAVDKNFGDHMHWTSILLIAAITGPILGLIGLYLSGWLIGWTGRWIGGQGTHENIRAAIAWAKIPTIWVLALWGPMMLVFGQGLFVSPQYRAAENMDLAYNIWGFAIIIFFAEITSFILLCQALGQVQGFSGWKAFGNILLAGLILIIPFIMIFVFIFLGIGMFAR